TATGCCACTGTGGTCCATGTAATAAACCTCTCACCACTCACACTTAACATTGAGGAAGATGATGAATCAGTCACACAAAGACCAAAAAGTGCTCTGCAAACTGTAGGGATGAGCTGGtacctggagaagaggaaaagcagctaTTCAACCTCCCTGACCTTTCAGTCCTATTCATACCAGGGAATGTGACTCTCTCTGTTGATCTCACACTCCCCTACACcaccctgctgcctcctcttGCCTGCTCCAAACCTTCTCTGACCTTTTTCTCTGCTcaccctccatccctgcctgacATTAAGAAGAGGAGCATCCTTACCCACACAACTTTCCCCAGACAAACGAACAGCAGGCTCATCCGTAGCTCCAGTCTGCATCCATGGGGTTTCATTGTTCCTCCTGAGCCTGCAGGGAGGATGCTCTGCACAGCTGAGTTTGTCCAAGCCCTCTAGAAAAGCTGACGACAGCTGGCCAtggctctgcctctcctgcaAACCTCTTAATCCCACAGGAGCATCACTCTCACCCTTGCACTGCCTCTGTTTCTTTGCAGCTTCTTGGAGAGAGATCTGGATCTCATCACAGGCAGCTGTAGCAGTAATAAAACCTTCTTTACTTTGGCAGGACCCAACACCACTCCAGCAGCAATAAATCCTGAACCAGAGGGCAATTTGTCCTTTTTTAACCAATGCAGGCTTCAGAAGGATTAAGTTGGTCTCATGGAAACTGGACCTCTTCCAGTCTCAGAGACCTTTGGATGTGCAAGAAGTTGCCCCACATCAGACCAACCCACAGAGATGAACACAGGGTGGGTGCCCCTACACTGGAGCCAAACCTGCCTGTGAAGAGCTGAGTGAATTACCATCCTTATTTCTTAGCTCAGCACTTTGTGGGTAGGCTTAAGGCTTTTCCAGAGGATTTCCCTTCCCTTGCAGTTTCTGCTCACATCAACTTTTGTTCTACCCACCCCGTTTCCAGTATTCTGGGGATTGATTTCtctgctccccttccccagcaccacAGCTGAACTGCCTGCTGCAACAAGGCCACCTGCGCCACGCTATGTCACACTGTGGGGTGACACGGCGTGTCCTTGTGTCCTCACCCTCCCTGTGCATCCTCCTGAATGACCTGCAAGCTGTCCCTGCACGCcaccagctgctctccatcatcaCATCCCTGGGGGGACCCTACCGCAGCACCCTAGAGCTAGGATTCTGAGCAGCTTCCAGAGTGTTAGCAATGGGAGGTAGCAagcacatccctgctcctgtgctaagcctgggcacagcctaaTCCTCCCGGGCTTGACCAGCGTTGGTGACACCCCCACCCCTTCCCCTAAAGCAGCCCCATGCCGTGCATCCTGCTGCCGGAGTGCCCCCACCCCGCCTGCGCTGGGATTTGCTCCATGCCAGCAGGATCTATTACCTCACACGCAGGATTGATCCCCTTTCCCTTCATCCCCTCAACACCAGAGCCCGTTTTTCCCCACAGCATTGCATCACCACCACCTCCCCTTGCTAATTCTGCTCGTCCCCACGCACTCCTGCCACActtattttagttttttcaCCCAGGTCCATAGCGGTGAACCCGCAAACAAGGCTGCAGTGAGTCCCCGCTGCAAATGTCTCTGTGGGTGAcgctggggagagcagggccGAGCATCCCCCCTGCTGCTCGGGGAAGCCGCTCGGCCGGGGCCCAGGAGGTGCCCTTCTCCAGCGGGGCGCTACCAGGATGCTCCAAGCAGGAGGTGACGTCCCAGTGGGGGGGACACGAGGAGAAGGGCTGAGACACAGAGGAGCTCTCCTGCGTGAAGCATGTTCGGGGGGAgacaggggctgcaggttgACCTTCCCATCCCCTaactccctccctgcccatccTTGGTCCATGGGTGCCCCCCTCCCCgccctcccctcctccctcaACTCCAGCGCCGAGGAAGCCGAGCCGGAGGCAGTGCTGAGCCGGATATGCAGCGACTCCCCGCATCCCTCCTTGTGAGTATCCCTCGCTCCTCCTGATGCCTTCGGAGGAGACCGATGGACGGACGGACGGGCAGCCAGAGGTGGACTAGTCTCTCCTATTTGCAAAGCTAGGGTGGAGGGGAACTTCTTCTAATATCCCCTTCCCCATCCTCTGTCTTCAtcccctcttcccctcctcctcttcctccacctCCTCAGCCACGatacccttaaaaaaaaaaaaaaaaggtggaggGAGGGGGGTATGGGAAACCTGCTGGCAGGTGGAAGGAACCGGGAAATGGAATCACCGTAAAGACTAggactcagggaaaaaaaatcccccccaaaatgcccaCCCCCCtaaggaaggagggagggagggaggcagggcgGAGGGGCGGGCTGCTCTGCCGCACCGGGAGACCCGCTCCGCCCGCAGCCGAGCCACCGGCTCCCATCCCGGCATGGGACAGAAAGGAGAAGGCCCCGACAGACCGACAGACAGGCGGGCGGGGAGGGATGCGGGGGGCTGCAGCGCGGCCGGCTGGCGACTCCCTCGCAGCCCCCCGGCGCCTCCCGAgtgtttctttctgcttttatttgtgtccttttttaaaaaaggatgaTTTCCCCGGTGGTGACTGGAAGGCGGGTCACGCAGGCCAGCGGGCAGCGGCGGGGGGAGGCCGTGGcacagggggagggagggatggagggagggatggagggagggagggatgctgCCCGCCCTGCCCGCGCCTCTGcccccgcccggggccgcggCCGGCGGCAGCTCCGCGCCGAGGCGGCGGCGTCGTGGTCCCCGGGTGTAGCGgtgctccctcctccctctcctgcctgccctactctcctccctctctcctctgcccactccctcactcctctccctgctctctcctcGGTCTCCCGgtccctctctgtctctcctgcctTCCCCCCCACGTCTCCccttctctgctccttcccccctttctcttttccctctgccCCCGGCCTTTCCATCCCCTCACCCCCATTTTTGACGGGGGGGCTTTTGGCTTTGCCAGGGCAGAGCGCGGTGACGCCGCGGCAGCCACCACGGAGAGGACACAGGACCCCCCCCTGGGCCCGCCATGCCCCTTTGAGGGGGTGGCCTGGACCCCGAGACCCCCGCAGGGCCCCCCGCAGGGCTGCTTCGCCTGCATCGCCAAGCCCCCAGCTCTCCGGCAAGCTTCGCCCGTCCTGTCTCCTTCTTCTGCCGTTTATCTCATGGAGAGCAAGAGCTGCAAAGGGGACAGCCTGCGGCCAGCGGTCCCGTGCAAGCACTCGGTGGAGAAGAAGACGATGACCAACCCCACCACTGTCATTGAAATCTACCCCGACACCACCGAGGTGAACGACTACTATCTCTGGTCCATCTTCAACTTTGTATACCTCAACTTCTGCTGCCTTGGCTTCATCGCCTTGGCCTATTCATTGAAAGTGAGTACTGAGCGCGGGGCTCGGCGTGCGGGGTGACCGGGCAGGGGGAAGCGTTCGGGGGTTGTGCCTGATGTGAAACCCCACTTTGCCACCCAAATGAGAGGCTGCAGacaatggggatggggatgggaagaGCTGAGGAGCCAAAGATGTTACTTCAGGTGGGGAAGAGGTGCTTTCACTTGCTCCAAGTACCCTCTGAGGCTCCTCTGTACCGCGGTGCAGGGTGACAGGCAGGCAACACAGGGCTGCTTTGGCTCATGCTGCACCTGCAGGCACGCCAGCACTAGGTCCTTTATTTGGGATCCTGGCTGTTAGAGATCGTCAGGATAGGACCCAGCAGCATTGGGTGGTCAAGCAGGAACAGTAAGAAGCAGCCAGCCAGGATCAGCCGTCAGCTGGCAAGTTGCAGGGGGTAAGAAGCTTACAAAGTGCAGGGCAATCCTGCCTGTTTCTTTCTTGCCCTCTCCGTAATTAAAACACCAGAGCTCGTGGCCAGCTTCCCCCACCCCAAGCCCTATAAATCCCAAAACAAGGCCTGGAGACCTGCCAGCATCATGGGAATGGTGAGAAGGTGGAAGAGAGTGCAGGGGGCTTCCCACAGTGTCAGGCTGGGGGGATAGAGAGCTGTGTTGTTGGAGAGGGTGATGGCGTGGAGCACAGCCCACGATGGGAATGGGACCAGGTTATTATTCCTGATAGCTGCAGGGGAGAGCAGCCCGGCAGGAATGGTGCCTGGCAAACAGGCAGCACCTTGGCAGCTGCCAGGAGAGAGGGGCCTGGGCTgccctccccttccctgcctgccagaTGTAAAACTAACTGAATGGATGTGCAGAGAGCCCGGGGCGGCTGGGTGGCCCGGAGAGGAGCTGGCTGATTTGTTTTGGCAGGCAGCATTTAGAGGAAGGCCAGGGTGCAGACAGGCTTCGTCACAGAAGCAGATCAATTAACCCCATACAGCTCCTGTGAGCTGCACTGtgagcacccagcactgcaaggaggctgctcccagctcttcAGGGTCTCCATCAGAAAGGCCCAGGGAGAAGTCTGCAGCCCCTGTCTTGGGCTCACCGAGCACTGGCCTGGTGGTGCCTGCCTCAGTTTCTCGTTCCCAAGATGGGAGGTGAGCTCTCATCCATTGCCTgtgcaggaggctctgctgctgcctgcctgagGCACTTAATAGCTTAAATCATCCTGGGGCGAAGCATCAC
The Agelaius phoeniceus isolate bAgePho1 chromosome 6, bAgePho1.hap1, whole genome shotgun sequence DNA segment above includes these coding regions:
- the IFITM10 gene encoding interferon-induced transmembrane protein 10 isoform X1, with amino-acid sequence MGAPLPALPSSLNSSAEEAEPEAVLSRICSDSPHPSLAERGDAAAATTERTQDPPLGPPCPFEGVAWTPRPPQGPPQGCFACIAKPPALRQASPVLSPSSAVYLMESKSCKGDSLRPAVPCKHSVEKKTMTNPTTVIEIYPDTTEVNDYYLWSIFNFVYLNFCCLGFIALAYSLKVRDKKLLNDLNGAVEDAKTARLFNITSSALATFCIILIFIFLRYPLTDY
- the IFITM10 gene encoding interferon-induced transmembrane protein 10 isoform X3 translates to MDGRTGSQRAERGDAAAATTERTQDPPLGPPCPFEGVAWTPRPPQGPPQGCFACIAKPPALRQASPVLSPSSAVYLMESKSCKGDSLRPAVPCKHSVEKKTMTNPTTVIEIYPDTTEVNDYYLWSIFNFVYLNFCCLGFIALAYSLKVRDKKLLNDLNGAVEDAKTARLFNITSSALATFCIILIFIFLRYPLTDY
- the IFITM10 gene encoding interferon-induced transmembrane protein 10 isoform X2, with product MISPVVTGRAERGDAAAATTERTQDPPLGPPCPFEGVAWTPRPPQGPPQGCFACIAKPPALRQASPVLSPSSAVYLMESKSCKGDSLRPAVPCKHSVEKKTMTNPTTVIEIYPDTTEVNDYYLWSIFNFVYLNFCCLGFIALAYSLKVRDKKLLNDLNGAVEDAKTARLFNITSSALATFCIILIFIFLRYPLTDY